One Streptomyces sp. CG4 genomic window, CGTACCACCAGAGCAGGAGCTGAACCGAACGTGGCAGGAGTCGCACGCCGTCGTCTGGACGCGGAGCTGGTCCGCCGGAAGCTCGCGCGTTCGCGTGAGCACGCCGGCCAGCTGATCGCCGCCGGCCGGGTCACCGTCGGCAAGACCGTGGCGACCAAGCCGGCCACCCAGGTCGAGACCGCCGCCTCGATCGTGGTCCAGGACGACGACTACGACCCCGACTACGTCTCCCGGGGCGGGCACAAGCTCGCCGGCGCGCTCGATGTCTTCGTGCCGCAGGGGCTCGTGGTCGAGGGCCGGCGCGCGCTGGACGCCGGCGCGTCCACGGGCGGCTTCACCGACGTCCTGCTGCGCGCGGGCGTCGCCCATGTCGTCGCCGTGGACGTCGGGTACGGCCAGCTCGCCTGGTCTCTGCAGAGCGATGAACGCGTCACCGTCAAGGACCGTACGAACGTACGCGAGTTGACGCTCGAGGCGATCGATGGGGAACCTGTGGATCTTGTCGTGGGCGATCTGTCCTTCATCCCGCTCGGGCTGGTGCTGCCGGCCCTGAAGCGGTGCGTGAAGCCGGACGCCGACCTGGTGATGATGGTCAAGCCGCAGTTCGAGGTGGGGAAGGAGCGGCTCGGCAGCGGGGGTGTCGTACGGAGTCCGCAGCTGCGGGCGGAGGCCGTGCGGACAGTGGCCGAGAAGGCCTGGGAGCTGGGGCTCGGGGTGCGTTCGGTCACCGCCAGTCCGCTGCCGGGGCCCTCGGGGAACGTGGAGTACTTTCTCTGGCTGCGGGCGGGGGCACCCCAGGTGGACCCGGCCGACGTCGACCGTGCAGTGGCGGAGGGGCCGCGTTGACACAGAACCTGGCGCGTACTGTTTTCCTGCTCGCCCACACCGGGCGGCCCGCGGCGATCCGCAGTGCGGAACTCGTCGTCAAGGGCCTGCTGCGGCATGGCATCGGGGTGCGGGTGCTGGAGGAGGAGGCGTGCGACCTGCCGCTGCCGGACGAGGTGGTGCTGGTCAAGGAGGCCACTCCGCAGTGCCTCGACGGATGCGAGCTGCTGATCGTGCTCGGCGGCGACGGCACGCTGCTGCGCGGGGCGGAGTTCGCCCGGGCCTCCGGGGTGCCGATGCTCGGCGTCAACCTCGGCCGGGTGGGGTTCCTCGCGGAGGCCGAGCGGGACGACCTCGACCGGGTGGTCGACCGGGTGGTGGCGCGGTCGTACGAGGTCGAGGAGCGGATGACCGTCGATGTCGTCGTGCACCGCAACGGGGACCTCGTGCACACGGACTGGGCGCTGAACGAGGCGGCCGTGCAGAAGGCCGGCGCCGAGAAGCTGCTGGAAGTCGTGCTGGAGATCGACGGCCGGCCGGTGTCGGAGTTCGGCTGCGACGGGGTGATCCTCTCCACGCCCACCGGGTCCACGGCGTACGCGTTCTCCGCGGGCGGGCCCGTGGTGTGGCCCGAGGTCGAGGCGTTGCTGATGGTGCCGATCAGCGCGCACGCGCTGTTCGCCAAGCCGCTGGTCACGTCGCCGGATTCGGTGCTCGCCGTGGAGGTTCTGCCGCACATCTCGCCGGGCGTTCTGTGGTGCGACGGGCGGCGGACCGTCGAGCTGCCGCCGGGGGCGCGGGTGGAGGTGCGGCGGGGAGCCGTGCCGGTGCGGCTCGCTCGGCTGCATCATTCGTCCTTCACCGATCGACTTGTGGCGAAATTCGCCCTGCCGACCACGGGGTGGCGCGGGGCGCCTCACTAGAAAGAGCGGCCTGTGTGCACTCTCCGCCCCGGACCTCGTATGGTCTGTTCCGTGTTGGAGGAGATGCGGATACGGTCGCTCGGGGTCATCGACGATGCCGTCGTCGAGCTGTCGCCCGGGTTCACCGCCGTCACCGGTGAGACGGGTGCGGGCAAGACCATGGTGGTCACCAGCCTGGGGCTGCTGCTCGGTGGGCGGGCGGACCCGGCGCTCGTGCGGATCGGGGCCGAGAAGGCGGTCGTGGAGGGGCGGCTCAGCGTCGCCGCGGGCGCCGCCGCCGTC contains:
- a CDS encoding TlyA family RNA methyltransferase; translation: MAGVARRRLDAELVRRKLARSREHAGQLIAAGRVTVGKTVATKPATQVETAASIVVQDDDYDPDYVSRGGHKLAGALDVFVPQGLVVEGRRALDAGASTGGFTDVLLRAGVAHVVAVDVGYGQLAWSLQSDERVTVKDRTNVRELTLEAIDGEPVDLVVGDLSFIPLGLVLPALKRCVKPDADLVMMVKPQFEVGKERLGSGGVVRSPQLRAEAVRTVAEKAWELGLGVRSVTASPLPGPSGNVEYFLWLRAGAPQVDPADVDRAVAEGPR
- a CDS encoding NAD kinase, with the protein product MTQNLARTVFLLAHTGRPAAIRSAELVVKGLLRHGIGVRVLEEEACDLPLPDEVVLVKEATPQCLDGCELLIVLGGDGTLLRGAEFARASGVPMLGVNLGRVGFLAEAERDDLDRVVDRVVARSYEVEERMTVDVVVHRNGDLVHTDWALNEAAVQKAGAEKLLEVVLEIDGRPVSEFGCDGVILSTPTGSTAYAFSAGGPVVWPEVEALLMVPISAHALFAKPLVTSPDSVLAVEVLPHISPGVLWCDGRRTVELPPGARVEVRRGAVPVRLARLHHSSFTDRLVAKFALPTTGWRGAPH